A region from the Paenarthrobacter aurescens genome encodes:
- a CDS encoding aldo/keto reductase family oxidoreductase has product MTSANGRGRLIYGCMGLGGPWDGTSYGAAEIDHAAAVIEAAQGIGVELFDHADIYRSGKSEAVFGEVLARSQGLREKILLQTKCGIRLGERGLETHYDLSRDAILERVNQSLKRLQTDYVDVLLLHRPDPLLDPREVADAVGKLMAEGKVRQLGVSNMSAAQIEYLQNQLETPIVANQLEMSLLRRDWLESTVLVNHAEGLEYSFPHGTLEHCMTQGIELQAYGSLAQGRYTGANPEELSPAEAATAAMLEQLAAEKDTTPESVLLGWLMKHPARISPVIGTTNGKRIKACADAASVAATMTRAQWYGLWVAARGNNIP; this is encoded by the coding sequence ATGACCAGTGCGAACGGGCGGGGACGCCTTATTTATGGCTGCATGGGACTTGGCGGTCCGTGGGACGGAACATCCTATGGGGCCGCGGAGATCGATCATGCCGCTGCGGTGATCGAAGCCGCGCAGGGAATTGGCGTAGAGCTTTTCGACCACGCGGATATCTACCGCAGCGGAAAGTCCGAGGCCGTCTTTGGTGAAGTCCTTGCCCGTTCGCAGGGTCTGCGCGAAAAAATCCTGCTGCAGACCAAATGCGGGATCAGGCTGGGTGAGCGCGGCCTCGAGACCCATTACGATCTCAGCCGGGACGCCATTCTTGAACGGGTCAACCAGAGCCTGAAGCGGCTCCAGACGGATTACGTGGACGTGCTGCTCCTGCACCGGCCCGATCCTCTGCTGGACCCGCGCGAGGTGGCGGACGCCGTCGGGAAGTTGATGGCGGAAGGCAAAGTGCGGCAGTTGGGTGTATCCAACATGTCTGCTGCGCAGATCGAATACCTTCAGAACCAGCTGGAGACGCCTATCGTGGCAAACCAGCTGGAAATGAGCCTGCTGCGGCGGGACTGGCTGGAAAGCACTGTGCTGGTCAACCACGCGGAGGGGCTGGAGTACAGCTTCCCGCATGGAACTCTTGAGCACTGCATGACCCAGGGGATTGAACTGCAGGCATATGGTTCCCTGGCCCAAGGACGCTACACCGGGGCAAACCCCGAAGAGTTGTCGCCGGCTGAAGCGGCTACCGCGGCCATGCTGGAACAGTTGGCGGCGGAGAAGGACACCACGCCGGAATCAGTACTGCTGGGGTGGCTCATGAAGCACCCGGCCAGGATCTCCCCGGTGATTGGAACCACCAACGGCAAACGCATTAAGGCGTGCGCCGACGCCGCCTCCGTTGCTGCCACCATGACCCGTGCGCAGTGGTACGGGCTGTGGGTTGCAGCCAGGGGAAACAACATCCCCTAG
- a CDS encoding glycoside hydrolase family 13 protein — protein MSTSATQADRTDADRMADPNWWRQAAVYQIYPRSFYDANGDGLGDIKGITAKVPYLKELGIDAVWLSPFYPSALADGGYDVDDYRNVDPKLGTLEDFDEMAAALHAAGIKIVVDIVPNHSSDRHEWFKEALASPKGSAARERYIFRDGRGENGELPPSDWDSVFGGPIWDRITEPDGTPGQWYMHIFAKEQPDFNWENPEIREDFLKTLRFWSDRGVDGFRIDVAHGMAKDLSEPLPMKADLEAKAHGTDGFTDGSHPFWDRDEVHEVYAEWRKLFNEYNPPRTAVAEAWVHESRRSRYASPEGLGQAFNFDLLQSDFDAASFKKIITDNLVAAKESGASSTWVFSNHDVVRHATRYGLPKGGSVAQGTNAAQDITGGEPKGQDGKGWLLAGAPAEELDVQLGLRRARAATLLLLALPGSAYLYQGEELGLREVAEIPDSERQDPSFFRNPGVEIGRDGCRVPLPWTEEGPSFGFGAGKAHLPQPAWFKDYAVSKQEGAEGSTLELYRKALGLRSELQTDEELQWVETGNPEVLHFSRPGGWHTVTNFGSSPVELPEGNVVVSSGPLEDGKLPSDTTAWIVSNA, from the coding sequence GTGAGCACTTCCGCCACTCAGGCAGACCGTACAGACGCAGACCGCATGGCCGATCCGAACTGGTGGCGCCAGGCGGCCGTCTACCAGATCTACCCGCGCAGCTTCTACGACGCCAACGGTGACGGCCTCGGAGACATCAAGGGCATCACGGCCAAGGTTCCGTACCTCAAAGAGCTGGGGATCGACGCCGTCTGGCTGAGTCCGTTCTACCCCTCGGCGCTCGCGGACGGCGGCTACGACGTCGATGACTACCGCAACGTTGACCCGAAGCTGGGCACCCTTGAGGACTTCGACGAGATGGCCGCAGCCCTGCACGCCGCAGGGATCAAGATCGTGGTGGACATCGTCCCCAACCATTCCTCGGACCGGCACGAGTGGTTCAAGGAAGCCCTGGCCTCACCCAAGGGATCCGCAGCACGTGAGCGCTACATCTTCCGCGACGGCCGGGGAGAGAACGGCGAGTTGCCGCCCTCGGACTGGGACTCGGTCTTCGGTGGACCTATCTGGGATCGGATCACCGAGCCCGATGGCACGCCGGGCCAGTGGTACATGCACATCTTCGCCAAGGAGCAGCCGGACTTCAACTGGGAGAATCCGGAGATCCGCGAGGACTTCCTGAAGACCCTTCGCTTCTGGTCTGACCGTGGCGTTGACGGCTTCCGGATCGATGTGGCCCACGGAATGGCCAAGGACCTTTCAGAGCCCCTGCCCATGAAGGCTGATTTGGAAGCCAAAGCCCATGGAACCGATGGGTTCACCGACGGTTCCCACCCGTTCTGGGACCGCGATGAAGTTCACGAGGTCTACGCTGAGTGGCGCAAGCTCTTCAACGAGTACAACCCGCCGCGCACCGCCGTCGCCGAGGCCTGGGTCCATGAGTCCCGCCGCTCCCGCTACGCCAGCCCCGAAGGACTGGGACAGGCCTTCAACTTCGATCTCCTGCAGTCCGACTTCGATGCTGCCTCGTTCAAGAAGATCATTACGGACAACCTGGTGGCGGCCAAAGAATCCGGCGCCTCCTCCACCTGGGTTTTCTCCAATCACGATGTGGTGCGCCACGCCACCCGCTACGGCCTTCCCAAGGGCGGTTCCGTAGCCCAGGGAACCAATGCGGCGCAGGACATCACAGGGGGAGAACCCAAGGGCCAGGACGGCAAGGGCTGGCTGCTGGCCGGTGCTCCGGCCGAAGAGCTCGACGTCCAACTTGGCTTGCGTCGTGCACGCGCCGCCACGCTCTTGCTGCTGGCGCTCCCCGGTTCTGCTTACCTTTACCAGGGTGAAGAGCTCGGTTTGCGTGAAGTCGCGGAAATTCCTGATTCCGAACGCCAGGACCCGTCCTTCTTCCGCAACCCGGGCGTGGAGATTGGCCGGGACGGGTGCCGTGTGCCTCTGCCGTGGACCGAGGAAGGCCCGTCCTTCGGCTTCGGTGCGGGCAAAGCACACCTCCCGCAGCCGGCGTGGTTCAAGGACTATGCGGTGTCCAAGCAGGAGGGGGCGGAAGGTTCCACCCTGGAGCTTTACCGGAAGGCGCTGGGCCTGCGCAGCGAACTCCAGACGGACGAGGAACTGCAGTGGGTTGAAACCGGCAACCCGGAGGTGCTGCACTTCAGCCGTCCCGGCGGCTGGCACACAGTAACCAACTTCGGAAGCAGCCCCGTGGAGCTCCCGGAAGGGAACGTGGTGGTATCCAGTGGCCCGTTGGAGGACGGAAAGCTGCCCTCTGACACCACCGCCTGGATTGTCAGCAACGCCTAA
- a CDS encoding ROK family protein, which translates to MQSGTAPSTQLVRRVNAGAMLKAMRGAGIVTGTELMAATGLSRATVISICDELVRLGWLQELENQRGAGDYVKGRPARRFVFDDSAASVIGIDIGATKITAIVADMAGTSLSQVTMPFRAYNVPADERADVLDRIAADALEKAGASADSVLAVSVGVAAPVSRQGEVLRAQEFWKSFDVRRIVSERHGWHVLLENDANLAALAERWQGSAQGVDNLVVMLAGDRLGSGILESGRLLHGQVGGFGELGYLDTVDGVGDTYGIAHYAALWGRELLDAGAETALRTLCGGNPEALTAEMVFRAAADGDTAASEILDRMALRMARVVGSISTLVNPELVVIAGAVAASAQALIPAMEKQVPEFTFTPPRLATSKLGDGIVSLGAIRHALDYVEEHALDLYPASLAKQEEPLPKQEDPLARKVTAG; encoded by the coding sequence ATGCAGTCCGGGACGGCACCGTCAACACAACTGGTCCGCAGGGTCAATGCCGGCGCAATGCTCAAAGCGATGCGCGGCGCAGGCATCGTCACCGGTACTGAACTCATGGCCGCTACCGGGCTGTCCCGTGCCACCGTCATCTCCATCTGCGACGAACTCGTCCGGCTTGGCTGGCTTCAGGAATTGGAGAACCAGCGGGGAGCGGGCGACTACGTCAAGGGCAGGCCTGCACGGCGCTTTGTCTTTGATGACAGCGCCGCCAGTGTGATCGGGATCGACATTGGTGCCACCAAGATCACCGCGATCGTGGCCGATATGGCAGGCACTTCCTTGTCCCAGGTCACCATGCCTTTCCGCGCCTATAACGTCCCCGCCGATGAACGCGCCGACGTGCTGGACCGCATCGCCGCTGACGCCCTGGAGAAAGCCGGCGCCTCAGCGGATTCTGTTCTTGCCGTATCCGTGGGCGTGGCCGCCCCCGTGAGCCGTCAAGGCGAAGTCCTGAGGGCGCAGGAATTCTGGAAATCCTTTGATGTGCGCCGGATCGTATCCGAGCGCCACGGCTGGCACGTCCTTCTTGAGAACGATGCCAACCTCGCAGCCCTTGCAGAACGATGGCAGGGCAGCGCGCAAGGGGTGGATAACCTTGTTGTCATGCTTGCCGGCGATCGCCTGGGATCCGGCATTCTCGAATCAGGCCGCTTGCTCCACGGCCAGGTTGGTGGCTTTGGCGAACTGGGATACCTGGACACCGTGGACGGAGTGGGTGATACCTACGGGATCGCCCACTACGCTGCCCTGTGGGGCCGTGAGCTCCTGGACGCGGGTGCGGAAACTGCGCTGCGGACATTATGCGGCGGCAACCCTGAAGCCCTCACCGCCGAGATGGTTTTCCGGGCAGCAGCGGACGGCGACACTGCAGCCAGCGAGATCCTGGACCGCATGGCATTGCGCATGGCCCGGGTTGTTGGGTCCATCAGCACGTTGGTCAACCCTGAGTTGGTGGTCATTGCCGGAGCCGTGGCAGCATCCGCCCAGGCTTTGATCCCTGCCATGGAAAAGCAAGTGCCGGAGTTCACCTTCACTCCCCCGCGCCTGGCAACCTCCAAGCTCGGCGATGGCATTGTCTCACTCGGCGCAATTCGCCATGCCCTGGACTACGTGGAAGAACATGCGCTGGATCTCTACCCGGCGTCGCTGGCCAAGCAGGAGGAGCCGCTGCCCAAGCAGGAGGATCCGCTGGCCAGGAAGGTGACAGCAGGCTAG
- a CDS encoding carbohydrate ABC transporter permease gives MTIEPTTNKSITRKSGNTVERVNWPATTVLVLCAVTVLLPLYVTVSMAFKTQGQAVDGNAFSFPAPFSLDGFVQAWTLTNFPVGAAMSLLVTAGTVLATIVLAAFASYAIVRNWERRLFRYSFFYLLGAMFIPFPVVALPQIQLTGRLGLDNPLGVILLATMFQLSFSVLLFTAFLRSIPMELEESARIDGATTWQTFWKLIFPLLAPMSATVGIFAFLYAWNDFMMPSLIISDPAMQTLPVRQNLFQTQFSNNYHVSFASYLMAMAPAIVAYLFTQRWVMAGVTQGAVKG, from the coding sequence ATGACCATCGAACCCACCACCAACAAATCCATCACCAGAAAATCCGGCAACACCGTAGAGCGCGTCAACTGGCCGGCAACCACTGTTCTTGTGCTGTGTGCGGTGACGGTACTCCTTCCCCTCTACGTCACGGTTTCCATGGCGTTCAAGACCCAGGGGCAGGCTGTTGACGGGAACGCCTTTTCCTTTCCGGCCCCGTTCAGCCTCGACGGCTTTGTTCAGGCATGGACCTTAACCAACTTTCCCGTAGGTGCGGCCATGTCTTTGCTGGTGACGGCGGGGACCGTCCTGGCCACGATCGTGCTGGCTGCTTTCGCCTCGTACGCGATCGTTCGCAACTGGGAGCGGCGGTTGTTCAGGTACTCGTTCTTCTACCTTCTGGGGGCCATGTTCATTCCGTTCCCCGTTGTTGCACTGCCGCAGATCCAGCTCACCGGACGCCTGGGCCTGGATAACCCCCTGGGCGTCATCCTGCTGGCCACCATGTTCCAGTTGAGCTTCAGCGTGCTGCTCTTCACCGCGTTCCTGCGCTCCATTCCCATGGAGTTGGAGGAGAGCGCCCGGATTGATGGCGCAACCACGTGGCAAACGTTTTGGAAACTGATCTTCCCGCTTCTGGCACCCATGAGTGCCACAGTTGGTATTTTCGCTTTCCTTTATGCGTGGAATGACTTCATGATGCCGTCGCTGATTATTTCCGATCCGGCCATGCAGACGCTTCCTGTTCGGCAGAACCTTTTCCAGACGCAGTTCAGCAACAACTACCACGTCTCATTCGCGTCCTACCTGATGGCCATGGCTCCGGCGATTGTTGCGTACCTGTTCACCCAGCGGTGGGTCATGGCGGGTGTGACACAGGGTGCTGTAAAGGGCTGA
- a CDS encoding ABC transporter substrate-binding protein: MSVKLTRRKHFAAVGLGLALIAGLLSGCTGDAGSGDSGAGEPGKETIRFTFSKREAIGFMTKLVADYNASQDDTEVVLDTSGVDVVSASFVRGNPPDIALANYNMETSRFVQRGALSDLSGTAASSRIREDLKPLMDQYGSYPGRTSALPYSVMASSVIYNKEIFAANNIKVPTTWSELIAACEALKAAGVTPFYATWKDDWTIAQGWFDYSVGGQLDTLDFFRKLDAEGVNVGPESSASFQKDFDQPVQKMLTLAKGYVNKDAASRAYGDGNLAFSQGKAAMYLQGPWAFSEIAKTAPDLQLGTFPLPMTEDPDDLRVRVNVDLAAWIPEASKHKDAARGFLEYLYRPEVIDAYNKSQLGFTPTKDAANVPDPRIEGMVEYYNEAKVYQGPSVLVPRTIPIMNYTQAIVFGASPAATLRTLDADWARLAFRQ; the protein is encoded by the coding sequence GTGTCTGTGAAATTGACACGCAGAAAACACTTCGCGGCTGTGGGGTTGGGCTTGGCGCTGATTGCTGGCCTTCTCTCCGGCTGCACGGGAGATGCAGGCTCGGGGGATTCGGGCGCGGGGGAGCCGGGGAAAGAGACCATCCGCTTCACGTTCAGCAAACGTGAAGCCATAGGGTTCATGACCAAACTGGTTGCCGATTACAACGCTTCGCAGGATGACACTGAGGTAGTCCTGGACACTTCCGGAGTGGACGTGGTGTCCGCCAGCTTCGTTCGCGGGAATCCGCCGGACATTGCACTGGCCAACTACAACATGGAAACCTCCAGGTTCGTACAGCGCGGAGCCTTGAGCGACCTCTCCGGAACGGCTGCTTCGTCCCGCATCCGGGAGGATCTTAAGCCGCTCATGGATCAGTACGGTTCTTACCCCGGCCGGACCAGTGCGCTTCCGTACTCCGTCATGGCATCCTCGGTGATCTACAACAAAGAGATTTTCGCGGCCAACAACATCAAAGTGCCCACAACCTGGAGCGAACTGATCGCAGCGTGTGAAGCGCTCAAAGCTGCCGGTGTGACGCCGTTCTATGCCACATGGAAGGACGATTGGACCATCGCCCAAGGGTGGTTCGACTACTCCGTGGGCGGGCAGCTGGACACCTTGGACTTCTTCAGGAAACTTGATGCCGAAGGGGTGAATGTGGGGCCGGAGTCATCGGCATCTTTCCAGAAGGACTTTGACCAGCCCGTCCAGAAGATGTTGACACTGGCAAAGGGTTACGTGAACAAGGATGCTGCCAGCCGGGCGTACGGCGATGGCAACCTGGCGTTCTCGCAGGGCAAGGCTGCCATGTATCTGCAGGGACCGTGGGCCTTCAGCGAGATCGCCAAGACCGCCCCGGATCTACAGCTCGGAACCTTCCCGTTGCCCATGACCGAGGACCCTGATGACTTGCGCGTCCGCGTCAACGTGGACCTCGCGGCGTGGATTCCTGAGGCATCCAAGCACAAGGATGCTGCCCGTGGGTTCCTCGAGTACCTGTACCGGCCTGAGGTGATTGATGCCTACAACAAATCCCAGCTGGGTTTCACGCCAACCAAGGATGCAGCGAACGTCCCCGATCCCCGCATTGAAGGGATGGTGGAGTACTACAACGAGGCAAAGGTCTATCAGGGGCCGTCGGTGTTGGTTCCCCGCACCATCCCCATCATGAACTACACGCAGGCAATCGTGTTCGGCGCGTCCCCTGCAGCCACCCTTCGCACCCTCGACGCAGATTGGGCGCGCCTGGCCTTCCGCCAGTAG
- a CDS encoding Na+/H+ antiporter, translated as MDQLALIVGLLLATVVAVGLGDRLRLPYPVLMLLLAVGLTFIPGFPEFEISPELILPIFLPPLLFATAQKSSWAVFRVRWRTLLLMAVALVVVSTAVVAGAAWLMIPGIGIPAAIALGAMVAPPDPVAVESVAGRVHMPRRLITVLQSEGLFNDAAAIVIFQAAVAATMSGKEVGPEVIPQFVIGAALAVVIGIAMGWFTRFITTLVTSMVARSAVTLVVPFAAYILAEELHASGVVAVVVTALELQRHTRPQDAAERITRTAFWDVVELLATGLAFGLVGLEIRHVIRDEGTAIFGMIGMAVVICVLVFVVRFLWLGLLALTARKRRNLLQPTSPKEVLILTWCGMRGLATLALALALPMTLPDGSDFPARHEILVIACAVLLATLVLPGLTLPWLMRVLDATEDGSHEQDAAKVLAKRAQSAAVAALKEHDLMKELPAEKVNLVKEKMRRLHAELLDGTLKNESVAQKRKRGRELSIAVQTIALDAARQEVVAARNEPGTDPEVADRVLRQLDLRTMSMPD; from the coding sequence ATGGATCAGTTGGCGCTCATTGTCGGGTTGCTGCTTGCCACGGTGGTGGCAGTGGGCCTGGGGGACAGGCTCCGGCTTCCCTACCCTGTGCTGATGCTGCTCCTTGCCGTTGGGCTCACGTTCATTCCGGGCTTCCCCGAGTTTGAGATCTCGCCTGAACTGATCCTGCCCATCTTCCTGCCGCCGCTGCTGTTCGCAACGGCGCAGAAGAGTTCCTGGGCCGTGTTCCGTGTCCGCTGGCGGACACTGCTGCTGATGGCCGTGGCACTGGTGGTAGTTTCCACTGCGGTGGTGGCCGGTGCTGCGTGGCTCATGATTCCGGGAATCGGCATTCCCGCCGCGATCGCCCTGGGTGCCATGGTGGCCCCGCCGGATCCCGTTGCTGTGGAGTCCGTGGCGGGCCGCGTGCATATGCCCCGCCGGCTTATCACCGTCCTCCAGAGCGAAGGACTCTTCAACGACGCTGCGGCAATTGTCATCTTCCAGGCCGCGGTGGCGGCAACCATGTCCGGCAAGGAAGTTGGCCCTGAGGTCATTCCGCAGTTTGTCATTGGCGCTGCGCTGGCCGTGGTGATTGGCATCGCGATGGGTTGGTTTACCAGGTTCATCACCACGCTGGTGACATCCATGGTTGCCCGCAGTGCCGTCACCCTGGTGGTTCCCTTCGCCGCCTACATCCTCGCCGAAGAGCTGCACGCCTCAGGTGTGGTGGCCGTCGTCGTCACCGCTTTGGAACTGCAGCGCCATACACGGCCGCAGGATGCCGCTGAACGTATTACCAGAACCGCCTTCTGGGACGTTGTGGAGCTACTGGCAACCGGGCTGGCCTTTGGCCTGGTTGGCCTGGAAATCCGTCACGTCATCCGCGATGAAGGCACTGCCATTTTTGGCATGATCGGCATGGCTGTGGTGATCTGCGTCCTGGTGTTCGTGGTGCGTTTCCTGTGGCTGGGGTTGCTTGCGCTCACTGCACGCAAGCGCAGGAACCTGCTGCAGCCAACATCGCCCAAGGAAGTACTGATCCTCACCTGGTGCGGCATGCGCGGCCTGGCCACGTTGGCTTTGGCCTTGGCACTGCCCATGACCTTGCCGGACGGCAGCGACTTCCCGGCACGCCACGAGATCCTGGTGATTGCCTGCGCGGTGCTGTTGGCCACTCTGGTCCTTCCCGGACTTACGCTGCCATGGCTCATGCGGGTTTTGGATGCAACAGAGGATGGATCACATGAGCAGGATGCCGCAAAGGTCCTGGCCAAGCGGGCCCAGTCCGCTGCCGTAGCTGCGCTTAAGGAACATGACCTCATGAAGGAACTCCCTGCCGAGAAAGTTAATCTGGTCAAGGAGAAGATGCGCCGCCTCCACGCGGAACTGTTGGACGGCACCCTCAAGAATGAATCCGTTGCCCAGAAACGCAAGCGCGGACGGGAACTCTCCATCGCCGTGCAAACCATTGCTTTGGACGCCGCCCGCCAGGAGGTAGTGGCGGCCCGCAACGAGCCGGGCACCGATCCCGAGGTAGCGGACAGGGTCCTGAGGCAATTGGACCTGCGGACCATGTCCATGCCGGACTAG
- a CDS encoding ABC transporter permease: MSTTLTQTEAAPTAGHAPEPGAAVERSLTPAVTTERTTPAPGLVRRVTGAVGSGLWKSAAILAFLALWELGPTFLASPSTRVFLPPLHEVLLAWGKLFEAGTIQGHIAASLTRSVTGFGAALVAGVSLGLLIAWYGRLNSVLNPLLELFRNTAALALLPVFTLLLGIGEESKISIVAYAAFFPVLLNTIAGVKTVDPLLIRAARSLGLNSFRLFQKVILPSAVPTIFTGIRMAGTASILVLIAAEMVGAKAGLGYLIVNAQSSFLIPDMYAGILTVSLLGLGVNFLLVALERHFSRWRTAVGAAAS, encoded by the coding sequence ATGAGCACCACGTTGACGCAAACAGAAGCCGCGCCCACGGCGGGCCATGCCCCGGAGCCCGGCGCCGCCGTCGAACGTTCCCTTACCCCGGCGGTAACCACAGAACGCACGACGCCGGCACCTGGCCTGGTGCGGAGAGTTACCGGGGCGGTGGGGTCCGGTTTGTGGAAGTCCGCAGCGATCCTGGCCTTCCTGGCGCTGTGGGAGCTGGGACCGACGTTCCTGGCCAGCCCCTCCACCCGGGTGTTCCTGCCGCCGCTGCACGAGGTACTCCTGGCGTGGGGGAAGCTCTTTGAAGCAGGCACCATTCAGGGCCACATTGCGGCCAGCCTTACCCGATCAGTCACAGGGTTTGGCGCGGCGTTGGTGGCAGGTGTCTCCCTTGGCCTGTTGATTGCCTGGTACGGACGCCTGAACTCGGTCCTGAACCCGCTGCTGGAGCTCTTCCGGAACACCGCAGCGTTGGCCCTCCTCCCAGTGTTCACGCTGCTGCTGGGCATCGGCGAGGAATCCAAGATCAGCATTGTGGCCTACGCCGCGTTCTTCCCGGTGCTGCTGAACACCATTGCCGGTGTGAAGACCGTGGATCCGCTACTGATCAGGGCAGCGAGGTCACTGGGTCTGAACAGCTTCAGGCTCTTCCAGAAGGTCATCCTGCCCTCGGCCGTGCCCACGATTTTTACCGGCATCCGGATGGCCGGCACCGCATCCATCCTGGTGTTGATTGCCGCTGAGATGGTGGGAGCCAAAGCCGGACTGGGATACCTGATTGTGAACGCGCAGAGCAGCTTCCTCATCCCGGACATGTATGCGGGCATCCTCACGGTGTCTTTGCTGGGGCTCGGCGTGAACTTCCTGCTGGTAGCCCTTGAACGGCATTTCTCCCGCTGGCGGACCGCTGTTGGCGCTGCCGCTTCCTGA
- a CDS encoding TauD/TfdA family dioxygenase: MTVITETKLEFAKLGSRIGAEIRGLDISGDLSEDTVAQIRAALNEHKALVFREANILTDEAQVKFASHFGPLTKAHPTVASVDGEENVLPVDSENGSANNWHTDVTFVVNPPQASTLRSIDLPAYGGETLIASSAGAYKDLPDELRSFADNLWAIHTNDYDYSVPKNLEHSNAEERRKEFTRLKFETAHPVVRVHPLTGERGLFIGGFAQRLRIVGLSNTESKDIIRLLQAYVTRPENVVRVNWEPNQVVLFDNRITQHYAPDNYDGQPRKLNRVTIAGDIPVSIDGKPSQSLQGDSSTYSVVAPVSNAS, translated from the coding sequence ATGACTGTCATTACAGAAACCAAGCTCGAGTTCGCCAAGCTGGGCTCACGCATCGGTGCCGAAATCCGTGGCCTGGATATCAGCGGTGACCTGAGCGAAGACACGGTGGCTCAGATCCGGGCAGCGCTCAACGAGCACAAGGCCTTGGTTTTCCGCGAGGCCAACATTCTCACTGACGAAGCCCAGGTGAAGTTCGCTTCGCATTTTGGTCCGCTCACCAAGGCACACCCCACGGTTGCTTCAGTGGACGGCGAAGAGAATGTCCTGCCCGTGGACAGCGAGAACGGCTCGGCCAACAACTGGCACACGGACGTCACTTTTGTGGTCAACCCGCCGCAGGCTTCCACCCTGCGCAGCATCGACCTCCCGGCCTATGGTGGCGAGACTTTGATCGCATCCTCCGCCGGGGCGTACAAGGACCTCCCTGACGAGCTGCGCAGCTTTGCGGACAACCTGTGGGCCATCCACACCAATGACTACGACTACTCGGTGCCCAAGAACCTTGAGCATTCAAACGCGGAGGAGCGTCGCAAGGAGTTCACCCGCCTGAAGTTCGAAACCGCCCACCCCGTGGTGCGGGTCCACCCTTTGACCGGCGAGCGCGGATTGTTTATTGGGGGCTTCGCGCAGCGGCTCAGGATTGTGGGCTTGTCCAACACCGAATCGAAGGACATCATCCGCCTGCTCCAGGCGTACGTGACCCGTCCGGAGAACGTGGTGCGGGTGAACTGGGAACCCAACCAGGTGGTGTTGTTCGACAACCGCATCACCCAGCACTACGCGCCGGATAACTACGACGGCCAGCCGCGCAAGCTGAACCGTGTGACCATTGCCGGGGATATTCCGGTAAGCATCGATGGCAAGCCCAGCCAGTCCTTGCAGGGTGATTCGAGCACCTACTCCGTGGTGGCACCGGTCAGCAACGCCTCGTAG
- a CDS encoding carbohydrate ABC transporter permease, with translation MSSISTSTTSGQNSQKSPQPRKSQVRSSQDRSAKGQHKKRRVEPIFYFFLVPSLILFTLAITIPGIIGIFFSFTDSIGIGDWKFIGLTNYIAIFSDPAILQSYLFTFGFSLVTVIAVNVVAFLLAVGLTSRIRMKSALRTIFVIPMVVSGIIIAYVFNFLFSNSLPALGTAAGIPWLESSLLANPDLAWVAIVLVTAWQAVPGALLIYIAGLVAVPGDVYEAAEIDGAGKFQQLVKITLPLVAGYVVINIILGFKGFLNAYDIIVGLTNGGPGTSTRSIAMTVISGFNGGDYAYQMANATIFFVVAILISLLQLSLTRGRNAL, from the coding sequence ATGTCCAGTATCAGCACCTCAACCACCTCCGGGCAGAACAGCCAAAAGAGTCCCCAGCCGCGCAAAAGCCAGGTCAGGAGCTCTCAAGATCGGAGCGCCAAAGGCCAGCACAAAAAGCGGCGCGTTGAGCCCATCTTCTACTTCTTCCTTGTGCCAAGCCTCATCCTTTTCACCTTGGCCATCACCATCCCGGGCATCATTGGCATCTTCTTCAGCTTCACGGACTCCATTGGCATTGGCGACTGGAAGTTCATTGGGCTGACCAACTACATCGCAATATTCAGTGACCCGGCCATCCTGCAGAGTTACCTCTTCACTTTCGGGTTCTCCCTGGTCACGGTGATTGCCGTTAACGTGGTGGCTTTCCTGCTGGCCGTGGGACTGACCTCGCGCATCCGGATGAAGTCAGCCCTGCGGACCATTTTTGTGATCCCCATGGTGGTATCCGGCATCATCATTGCCTACGTTTTCAACTTCCTGTTTTCGAACTCGCTGCCCGCGCTGGGCACTGCTGCAGGAATCCCGTGGCTGGAAAGCAGCTTGCTCGCCAACCCTGACCTGGCCTGGGTGGCAATTGTGCTTGTCACGGCCTGGCAGGCAGTGCCCGGGGCCCTGCTCATCTACATTGCCGGCCTGGTTGCGGTGCCCGGAGACGTCTACGAAGCCGCGGAAATTGATGGCGCGGGCAAATTCCAGCAGCTGGTGAAGATCACGCTGCCATTAGTTGCCGGTTATGTGGTCATCAACATCATCCTTGGGTTCAAGGGCTTCCTTAACGCCTACGACATCATCGTGGGACTGACCAACGGTGGACCGGGGACCTCGACGAGGAGTATCGCCATGACCGTCATCTCCGGCTTCAACGGCGGTGACTACGCCTACCAAATGGCCAACGCCACCATCTTCTTTGTGGTGGCCATCCTGATCTCTCTCCTGCAGCTCTCGCTGACTCGCGGACGGAATGCACTGTAA